GGTTGTTAATATGCCAGGTCTGGTAGAGCTCTTGCAGCGCGATTATCGGGTGAATGTTGCTGGTCCAAGCACCATGGCAGCAATTCTTAATAGCTTGCAAATGAGCTATCAGACCTTTGCTTTTCAAAAGCGTGCCGATGAAATTCAAAAAGTGCTTTCGGCGCTCAAGGCAGAATTCCCCAATTATCAGCGCGAATTGGCAAAGGCTCTCAAACAAATCAAGACAGCCGAGCGAACGGTTGACGGCATTATTAACACACGAACTAATGTGATTGAGCGCAAACTGCGAGGAGTTACAGCGCTTGAAGATGCAACAGAAGCTGCTAGTCTCTTAGGGCTAGATGAGGGTACTCTTGAGGTTGAGCTTGATGAAGATGATAGAGATGAGTAAGTAAGCTACTGGAGAAGTGCAGAGAACGGCTAGGGGCCTATTCAATTGAGTTGGGCTTATTCAAGGTCAAAAAGTTGTTTTTAGCCTACACCGTAAGCCTAAACCGTAAGATATGAGGCAACATCAAGGTAGGGCAGGCAAAGGGGGTATAGCATGCCACGGGAGACAAATGCTGCAAAACGTGAGCGGGCAATTGAGTTTTGCCATCGCATGAATGAGCGCTATGGCCCAGTTGAGTGCTTCTTAGATTATACAACACCGTTTAGGCTGGTTATTTCGGTGCTTCTGTCGGCGCAGACAACTGATGCACAGGTTAATAAAGTAACTCCTGAGCTCTTTCGCCGCTGGCCTGAACCAGAGATGTTGGCTTCGGCATCGGTTTCAGAGGTAGCTGAGGTTATAAACTCGTTAGGCTTTTATAAAACAAAGGCCAAGCATGCTGTTCAGACAGCGCAGATGATTATGGCCGATTTTGGCGGCAAGGTTCCACAGACAATGGCGGAGCTTACGCGCTTACCTGGTGTGGGGCGCAAGACCGCAAATATCGTGCTCAACGTAAGCTTTGGTATTGTTGAGGGCATAGCGGTTGATACACATGTGCATCGCATTGCTCACCGACTTAAGCTCTCTCCCAAAACGCATGAAAACGAGCCGCTTAAAACCGAGCAGGACTTGCTTAAGGTTTTGCCTCATGAGTATTGGGAGAGCGTCAACCACCAATGGATTAGTTTTGGGCGCGAAATCTGCCAGGCGCGCACGCCACATTGTGACAAATGTCCGGCTACTGATATATGCCCAAGTGTTCGCATGAGCTAGCAATTACAGCGATGCTTCGAGCCGTCGCAACATATCGAGATGCGAGAAACAGTAAGGGTGCTGCGGCGACTCTGGGTAAAGACGAGCAGCCCTCTCGTGCGTGTGGCTATGTGAAGAGACGTGCAAGCCCTGTGCGATTGTCTAATGCCTAAACAAGATACGGGCTCCTACCAGTCGTTTGACCTTATCCGTGCTTATTGACAGCAGAACAGGATATATCACGCTAAAATATCCTCAGTGCATACCAGTAAAGGAGCCACGCATATGAAACTTCGTACTGTTGTCAACGAGCTTATGTGCAAGAGTACAAGTGTAGGACGGGAACATCTTTTAGACGTAGACATTCTTCTTACGCCTGAAAGCCGTGCGTCAATGCCAAGCAATACCTATCTACTGCGTCCCTGTACGTATAACGACTATATTTCTGGAAAAGTTACCGCTGCTCGTGATGAAATTGTTCTTGCTCATAGCGCTGAGGAAATACCAACCGATACATGTCCGGTAGGAAATGTTGTTGCGGTTACGTATGAGGGTTCGTTTCATGATTTTTGCCGTGCGTTTTTAGAGTTACCACCTAAGCTCGCGGTTTGTGAGTTAATGCGCGAGCGAATCTTTGAGACGTTTCTGGCATCTTATGATTTGGCTCACTTTGTAAAAGGTCTCAACAGTGTTTTGCAAAACCCCATTATTGTGGCAAATACTGAGCTTCGTGTTCTTGCAAGTGCTGGGGAGTTTCCTACCGGGGAGTCTATAGATGCGGCAGAAATTCGGGGGGTGCTCAAAAGCGGCTATATCAGCGAGGCGGTTAGTCGCGCTTTTGAACTTGATAATGTAAATCATAATATACGTTTGGCTAAACATTCGCTGCTCAGCACGTCGAGCATACATCACAATGTTTGGGCGTCAGCCATCATATATAGCCATAACTTAGAGCTTGGGCGCCTTGACGTGCTCGCATATAAACACCCTATTTCGGGTTTTGAACTTGAGCTTATTGATTTTGCAAGCAGCTTATTGGGCATCATGTTAGACCGGCTGGGTGCAGGCGGTGAGCGGGCGCAGGCTGGTTCAAGTTTATTAGCCGACCTTTTAGCGGGCACGTTTACCGATGAGACAAGTTTGTACCAGCAGACCTCGCTCTTAGGGATTAAGCGCGATATGTGTTATTGCCTGATTTGCGTAAAGGGCTCTATTGATGCTGACCGTCCGCACTATAACAAGCTGGGAAAAATTGCAGCTCGCACGGTTAAAGGACTTTTGTGGAGCGCACAAGATGATATGTTGGCCATTTTGTATCCTACGGGTGTAAATACCGCAACAGGCTTTGACGCTTATCACAGAACAAAACGTGTATTGTCTGCGCATAAGCATTTTAAGTCGTTTATTGAGCATAACCAAGTGAGAGCATTTGTAAGCGAGCCCATTGAGAATCTGCTTAGTGTGTCGGCTCGGCTGGCACAGTGCCGTGCGCTGATTGCGTCAGCGCGTGATTCTTGGCCACCAATGGTGTACTTTTGGGAAAAACGCTACGCAGCACTTGCTGGAGCAATTGGTGATATTGACCATCGAGATATGCTCGTTGACCAGCGCGTACTCGCTATGAATCGCTACGACCAGGAGCACGGAACCAACTATTTTGAGACCATGATGGCAAGCATTCGCTACCCCGGTTCGCCGCAGGAGGCTGCTGAGAGTCTATCTATTCATCGCAATACGTATTTTTATCGGGTTAATAAGGTTCGCGAACTGTTTTATCTCGACTATAAAAATGGCGATGACCGGCTTGCTCTTTCGTTTAGTGCACAGGTGCTTGAAGGCATGAAACTCTATAGAGAAAGACTGTAGGCACCAGTAGGTTTTCCGGCAGTTTTATTGTTCTCTAGCTCCATAGCCCCATGTTTGTCATTGCATATAGTGGGATGTTTTTCATCCAGTCTTGTTCGCGGTAGCCTGACAGGCTGAATCGCACAGCTTCTACCTCCAGATGAGCATTCTTAAAAGCCCGGAGGCTTTTTGACCGCAGGTTCTCTTCTGCTTTTACCTCAATGGCGAATATGCTGTTTGTTTTTTGAACAAGAAAGTCTATTTCGCCTATAGAGTTTTCTGCAGACCAGTAGTAGGGAGTGAGACCACAATCAGATACAAGCTGCTGGCAGACGAACTGCTCGGTGAGGGAACCCTTGAACTCTTTGAAGATACTATTACCTCCGATGACTGTTTCTTTATCAAGCTGTGCCATTGCTCCAAGTAGACCGACATCAACTAGAAAAAGTTTGAATGATGCATCGTCGGTATAGGGGGCGAGTGGAATGGAGGGCTTAGAAATTTTGTGCACGAGCGTCGCAATTCCTGCTTGGGTGAGCCACGTGATGCCAGACCGGTAGTTTCTCGCACGTGCTCCTTTCGCAATATGGCTAAACACAAACTTCTTATTCTCTCGACCCAGATGTGCCGGAATTGATTTTAATGTTGCAAGCGCGTATTCAGTTTCAGTTCTACCTAGATGTTTTGAAATATCGCGTTCGTAACCTCTGAGTATTTCTAATTGAACCTCGCGCGTTTCCTCTAAAAGACCTCGGGTCAAGAAAGCGTTTACTGCCTCAGGCATACCTCCTACGTAGTAGTACTGGCGAAGGAGCGGAACAAGCTTGCTGGAGAAACTATTTATGAGGTCGGTTTCATCCGACTCAATGAGGTCGCAGAGCGCCCGATTGCCTGTTGCGACGAGAAACTCGCGGAAGTGGAGAGGGTAGAGGTCAAGTGTGTCAACCTTTCCAACGGGGTATCCACTTCCTTCATGGATTGTAATTCCTAGTAAAGAACCTGCGGCGGCAACTGCGTATTTAGGTGCGTTCTCGTAGAAGTATTTGAGACTGGTGAGTGCCTTTGGGTGTGCTTGAATTTCATCAAGGATGATGAGGGTGCTATCCTCTGAGATGACCTGCCCCGTTTCAAACTGTATGGCAGAAATGATACGAGGGATGTCGTAGCCCAGCTCGAACTGTTCGCCTATCCTAGGATTATTGTCTAGGTTTACATACGCGACGTTTTCAAACTGCTCTTTACCAAATTCCTTGAGCAACCATGTCTTGCCAACTTGGCGAGCTCCGTTGAGGATGAGTGGTTTTCGGTTGGGTTTGTTCTTCCAAGCAATAAGTTTGTTCATGAGGAATCGTTCCATAGTTTCCTCCTAAATAGATTACGTCCTTATTTTCGCATAAAATGGCGAAAATAAGGACGTAAAAAAGCCAAAAATGGCGAAAATCAGGAGATAGTTATTCTTATATGAGGCTTTATAGCTTGAATCTGGCAAGACGTACAGGCCTAATACGTGCTCAAATCATTCGTAAGCTCTCAGACTTGCATACCTATCCTTGAACTAAGATACAAGGCATATCGCAAATGCGCGTTAAACAATCAAGGCAATAAAGCATATCTACCTTGGTGTTAGCTTAACCAAACTCAAACAGTACTAATAATCTTATCCATAACAAGTATCTGACTGTGCAATTGCACAATACAATCGGCTCCAGTATCAAGTGAATTAAACGCTAGCCATATGCAACAAAACATATCCTTATACCCAAGGGAGTTGTGTTTAGCACAACATATATGTCAGGAGGGGACATGACAAAGATTGTAGGCGTAAGTTTTGGCACAAAAAACGGCAATAACGATGCATTTTGTAAAGAGGCATTGATTGCTGCCCAGGAGGCTGGCTGCGAGGTTGAGTTTATTCGTGCGCAAGACCTTACCATTAAGCACTGCACCGGCTGCATTACCTGCGTCAAAATGCTCATGAGCGGACGCGGAAACATGTGCATTCATAAGGATGATTTTGACTGGCTGGCAATGGAGATGTTCCGCGCAGACGGTGTGTTGATGGTTGACCCCATTTTTGAGAAGGGTGCAAGCGGTTTGTTCCACACCATTATGGACCGCTTTGGGCCTCGTATGGACACCGGAAACAACTACATCTGCGCTGATATTGCCCAGAAAAATATTGCTGAGGGCAAGCCGGGTAAGATGCCTGACCCAGCAATTATGAGCCCTAAGGTTGTAAGCTACATTGCAATTGGCGGCAGCGATTGGGGCACACACGTTGAGTCTGACCACCAAATTCAGGCTATGACTCCGAGCTGGAAAGTTATTGATAACGAGTGGTTCTCTTGGGCAAAGACTGCTCTCATGGAAGACGAGATGGTGGCACGCGCTCATCAAATTGGCGTTAACCTTGCTGAGGCCGCTAAAGACATTGAGCACGCAGAATATAAGGGTGATGAGGGAATTTGCCCGCATTGCCATGCTAAGGATTTCTATATTAAGCCGGGTACTGCCCGCGCCATTTGTACGGTCTGCGGTCTTGAGGGTGAGCTGTCTATTGTCGATGGCGCTGCTAAGGTGACGTATTCTGATGATGAGTGGCATAAAGCTCATGACATTGCTTCAGGCAAGCAGATTCACGGTATGGACATCGCTCAGAACGAAGGTCGTCTGGCCGAGCTTAAAAAGACCGATGCCTATAAAGAGCGCATTAAATATTACAAAGAGGCAATTCAGCCTACGCAGCCTGAGCAGGTTGCATAACAAATAGGTCTGTAAAGGTGAACTGGCGGTTTGCACGTGCGTGAGCCGCCCGTTCTGGTAAAAAGGCAGGTGGATTATGGAAGAAATGCAAGCTGATGTTGTGGTAGTGGCAGCAGGTCTGTCAGGTCTTGCCGCAGCGGTAGCCGCCGCAGAGGGTGGCGCTCAGGTGATTTGTTTGGAGAAAAGCTCCAACACCGGTGGTGCTGCAAATATGGGTATGGGTCCTGCAGCAGCTGGAAGCCCCGTGCAAAAGGCTGCCATGATTGAGGTTACGCCAGGCGAGCTGTTCCGTCGTCACATGTTCTATACGCACTATCAGGTTGACCCTCGCTTGGTGCGCGCATATTATTTCAAGAGTGGCGACACCATTGCTTGGCTGCAGGACATGGGCGTTGAGTTTCATAGCGTACGTCCGGCGTTTCGCGCTCGCGAGCGCACACGTGCCTATGCAGATGGCGAGTATACATGGCATGTTGTTCAGCCTGAGGATGGCTCTGAGCCGGGTCCCCGCGCTGCTACAACCATGACCAAGCGCTTAACCGAGCGTGCGCAGGAGTTGGGTGTTGAGTTTATCTTTGAGTGCCCAGCTACTGGTCTTGAGACTGACGACAACGGTGCAGTTGTAGGCGTTTTTGCTCAGCGTACCTCGGGCGAAGAGGTTCACATTGCTGCTGGTTCAGTTATTGTGGCAACAGGCGGCTTTGGCAATAATGCGAAGATGATTAAAGAGCGCATTGGCTTTGAGTGGGGTAAAGACCTCTTTAGCTTTGCTATTCCTGGCATGGACGGCGACGGTATCAAT
This region of Collinsella sp. zg1085 genomic DNA includes:
- the nth gene encoding endonuclease III — encoded protein: MPRETNAAKRERAIEFCHRMNERYGPVECFLDYTTPFRLVISVLLSAQTTDAQVNKVTPELFRRWPEPEMLASASVSEVAEVINSLGFYKTKAKHAVQTAQMIMADFGGKVPQTMAELTRLPGVGRKTANIVLNVSFGIVEGIAVDTHVHRIAHRLKLSPKTHENEPLKTEQDLLKVLPHEYWESVNHQWISFGREICQARTPHCDKCPATDICPSVRMS
- a CDS encoding CdaR family transcriptional regulator, coding for MKLRTVVNELMCKSTSVGREHLLDVDILLTPESRASMPSNTYLLRPCTYNDYISGKVTAARDEIVLAHSAEEIPTDTCPVGNVVAVTYEGSFHDFCRAFLELPPKLAVCELMRERIFETFLASYDLAHFVKGLNSVLQNPIIVANTELRVLASAGEFPTGESIDAAEIRGVLKSGYISEAVSRAFELDNVNHNIRLAKHSLLSTSSIHHNVWASAIIYSHNLELGRLDVLAYKHPISGFELELIDFASSLLGIMLDRLGAGGERAQAGSSLLADLLAGTFTDETSLYQQTSLLGIKRDMCYCLICVKGSIDADRPHYNKLGKIAARTVKGLLWSAQDDMLAILYPTGVNTATGFDAYHRTKRVLSAHKHFKSFIEHNQVRAFVSEPIENLLSVSARLAQCRALIASARDSWPPMVYFWEKRYAALAGAIGDIDHRDMLVDQRVLAMNRYDQEHGTNYFETMMASIRYPGSPQEAAESLSIHRNTYFYRVNKVRELFYLDYKNGDDRLALSFSAQVLEGMKLYRERL
- a CDS encoding ATP-binding protein, translating into MERFLMNKLIAWKNKPNRKPLILNGARQVGKTWLLKEFGKEQFENVAYVNLDNNPRIGEQFELGYDIPRIISAIQFETGQVISEDSTLIILDEIQAHPKALTSLKYFYENAPKYAVAAAGSLLGITIHEGSGYPVGKVDTLDLYPLHFREFLVATGNRALCDLIESDETDLINSFSSKLVPLLRQYYYVGGMPEAVNAFLTRGLLEETREVQLEILRGYERDISKHLGRTETEYALATLKSIPAHLGRENKKFVFSHIAKGARARNYRSGITWLTQAGIATLVHKISKPSIPLAPYTDDASFKLFLVDVGLLGAMAQLDKETVIGGNSIFKEFKGSLTEQFVCQQLVSDCGLTPYYWSAENSIGEIDFLVQKTNSIFAIEVKAEENLRSKSLRAFKNAHLEVEAVRFSLSGYREQDWMKNIPLYAMTNMGLWS
- a CDS encoding flavodoxin family protein, whose translation is MTKIVGVSFGTKNGNNDAFCKEALIAAQEAGCEVEFIRAQDLTIKHCTGCITCVKMLMSGRGNMCIHKDDFDWLAMEMFRADGVLMVDPIFEKGASGLFHTIMDRFGPRMDTGNNYICADIAQKNIAEGKPGKMPDPAIMSPKVVSYIAIGGSDWGTHVESDHQIQAMTPSWKVIDNEWFSWAKTALMEDEMVARAHQIGVNLAEAAKDIEHAEYKGDEGICPHCHAKDFYIKPGTARAICTVCGLEGELSIVDGAAKVTYSDDEWHKAHDIASGKQIHGMDIAQNEGRLAELKKTDAYKERIKYYKEAIQPTQPEQVA